A region of the Amycolatopsis sp. cg13 genome:
ATCTTGAGGTCGTATCCCTTGCCGAGCAAGCGTTCGGCGAGTTCGACCAGCGGGCTCTCGCGCAGATCGTCGGTGCCCGGTTTGAAGGAAAGCCCGAACAGCCCGATCTTGCGTTTCCCGGTCCGCGCGACGAGCTCGAACGCCCGGTGGAGATGTTCGGCATTCGACGGCAGTACGTGGGCGAGCAACGGCACCGAGACGTCCGCCTGCCGCGCCGCGTAGACCAGCCCGCGCAGGTCCTTCGGCAGACAGGAGCCGCCGAACGCGAAGCCGGGCCGCAGGTACGCCGGACTGATGTTGAGCTTGCGGTCGGCCAGGAACACGTCCATCACCTGGTGCGAATCGAGCCCGAGCGCACGGCAGATCGCGCCGAGTTCGTTCGCGAACCCGATCTTCACACCGTGGAAAGCGTTGTCCGCGTACTTCGTCATCTCCGCGACCGGGATCGGCACGCGGAACACGTCGCCGGGCAACCCCTCGTAGAGCTTCGCCACGACGTCGCCGCTGCCCGGATCGAACTCGCCGATCACCGTTTTCGGCGGCTGGAAGAAGTCGCGGACACTGGTGCCCTCGCGCAGGAATTCCGGGTTCACCGCGACGCCGAAGTCGACCCCCGCGGTACCGCCGCTGTGCTTTTCCAGGATCGGCACGAGCAGCCCGAGACAGGTGCCCGGCAGCATCGTGCTCCGGAACACCACCGTGTGCCGGTTCTCGTTGTTCCCCAAAGCTTTTCGTTCCTTTAACGCCTCGCCGATCTGTTCGGCGACGCGCTGCAGGTACTCGGTGGAAAGACTCCCGTTCGGCGCGGACGGCGTGCCGACGCACACCAGGGAAACGTCCGTCGCGAGGATCGCCTCGGCCACCTCGGTCGTCGCCCGCAATGCCCCGGAGGCGACCACTTCCGCGGTCAATTCCCCGATCCGTTCCTCGACCACCGGCGCCTTGCCGGCCGTCACCAGGTCCACCTTCGCCGGATTGACGTCCACTCCGACGACCTCGTGCCCTTGTCCCGCCAGGCAAGCCGCGGACACGCACCCGACGTATCCCAGCCCGAAGACGCTGATCTTCACAACGGAACCTCCGCCCGACCGTTCGCTGCTCATTGGTCGGAGCGCGGACGGGCTTCGTTACCGGTTCCGCATAACAAGGCGGGAACCCGT
Encoded here:
- a CDS encoding nucleotide sugar dehydrogenase — translated: MKISVFGLGYVGCVSAACLAGQGHEVVGVDVNPAKVDLVTAGKAPVVEERIGELTAEVVASGALRATTEVAEAILATDVSLVCVGTPSAPNGSLSTEYLQRVAEQIGEALKERKALGNNENRHTVVFRSTMLPGTCLGLLVPILEKHSGGTAGVDFGVAVNPEFLREGTSVRDFFQPPKTVIGEFDPGSGDVVAKLYEGLPGDVFRVPIPVAEMTKYADNAFHGVKIGFANELGAICRALGLDSHQVMDVFLADRKLNISPAYLRPGFAFGGSCLPKDLRGLVYAARQADVSVPLLAHVLPSNAEHLHRAFELVARTGKRKIGLFGLSFKPGTDDLRESPLVELAERLLGKGYDLKIHDANVSLSRLMGANREYIESRLPHLGQLLAGSVQEVLDHAEVCLIGTSDPEVLAALPHGSGPVLVDLVRVPDAAARRAEEGYVGLAW